One genomic segment of Scylla paramamosain isolate STU-SP2022 chromosome 9, ASM3559412v1, whole genome shotgun sequence includes these proteins:
- the LOC135103288 gene encoding glycine receptor subunit alpha-2-like: MDAQGVVIFVWLMTSPWCCAGEGAAGKASDANKLSIVPPGYLQELAPWPQDGSPLMINFSLKVNAIMETDDKQTSVILDSFFRVTWNDWRLKYPETEESGKGSGGGGGGGDEEVRHTIVNPVLLEEVWLPDPYIFIVRDINTLRLLLKDVRGVLLYSDGRLFVSILTKIHLGCSAKFSRFPFDEQECRLAIYSYMYEAPALEMRWLPEGLVVDPRVKDQLTNFDYTFTIGNTSSHTCPCYKCIPPEAPCVYATLVLTRKVLGHLLSTFLPSGLFVAVSYASLFWPADVIPGRTVLVITSLLTLVSMHTGVRQSSPETSYIKAVDVWMITCIVMSALMLFEYGLVLL, from the exons ATGGATGCTCAGGGTGTCGTGATTTT CGTGTGGCTGATGACGTCCCCGTGGTGCTGTGCTGGTGAAGGAGCTGCTGGGAAGGCCAGTGACGCTAACAAACTGTCCATAGTGCCCCCAGGGTATCTCCAGGAGCTCGCCCCGTGGCCTCAAG ACGGCTCGCCACTCATGATAAACTTCAGCCTCAAAGTCAATGCCATCATGGAGACAGACGATAAACAGACG tcAGTGATTCTCGACTCCTTCTTCCGAGTCACGTGGAACGACTGGCGCCTCAAGTACCCAGAGACGGAGGAGAGCGGCaaggggagtggtggtggcggcggcggcggggacgAGGAAGTGCGGCATACGATCGTGAACCCCGTGCTGCTGGAGGAGGTGTGGTTGCCCGACCCTTACATCTTCATCGTGCGTGACATCAACACCCTGCGTCTGCTGCTCAAGGATGTGAGAGGAGTGCTACTATACTCCGACGGAAGGCTGTTTGTCTCCATCct GACAAAGATTCATCTCGGGTGTTCCGCCAAATTCTCGCGTTTCCCCTTCGACGAGCAGGAGTGTCGCCTGGCCATCTACAGCT ACATGTACGAGGCCCCGGCCCTTGAGATGCGCTGGCTACCCGAAGGTCTAGTGGTGGATCCGCGAGTCAAGGACCAGCTCACCAACTTCGACTACACCTTCACCATCGGCAacacctcctcccacacctgtcCGTGCTACAAGTGTATTCCAC CGGAGGCCCCCTGTGTGTACGCCACCCTGGTGCTGACGAGGAAGGTCCTGGGTCACCTGCTGAGCACCTTCCTGCCCTCGGGACTGTTCGTGGCGGTGTCCTACGCGTCACTCTTCTGGCCCGCTGACGTGATCCCCGGCAGGACAGTGCTGGTCATCACCTCGCTGCTCACTCTCGTCTCCATGCATACAggcgtcag GCAGTCCAGCCCCGAGACGAGTTACATCAAGGCCGTGGACGTGTGGATGATCACCTGCATCGTCATGTCCGCCCTCATGCTCTTCGAATATGGCCTCGTTCTCTTGTGA